In Candidatus Poribacteria bacterium, the DNA window CTGTCGGAATAAACAAACACTGTACCGAAAATGGAACTATGAATCTTCTCCCTTACGATTGGATTGCTATTGGGTATTTAGTACTCACCGGTGTACTCATTTTAATCTTTCACAAAAATGTCGCGCGCTGGTATCTCTATCTGTTCGCACGCGTGCTCTGTATCACAGGCATTGTATTACTGACACCCACTGACGCATCTACGCTATTTCCTTTCCGATTCCTGCGGGATTGGTACCCGTTATCCACTATCGCGCTTTTCTATTTCGAGATGGGGAAGTTGACTCAGATGGTGTTTCAACGCTATTTCGATGAAACGGTAATCCGCTGGGAAAAACAGGTTTTCAAAGGGATGCCAAGTCTTGAACTTAGTGACCGTTTTCCATCTATAATTCTATCGGAAATTTTACATCTCTGTTATTTTAGTTACTACGTCATCGCCGTGTTTTTAGCGGTGTGGCTCTATTTCAAAGGAAAAATAGGACCGTTTCAAGAGACAGTTTTCGCGGAGACATTAACATTTAATCTAAGTCTCCTCTGTTATCCGTTTCTACCTGTCACCGGTCCCCGCTACCTTTTTGAAAAGATTCAAGGTCCATTGTCGAAAGGTTTTTTCTTTAGACTGACCCATTCGGTTGTCTCAAGAGGTTCCTCGAAAGGCACGGCATTTCCGAGCGCACATGTCTCGTTATCAGTGATTGTGCTGCTCTGTGCATTCCGTTATGATAGTACAGCGTTCCTGATTCTACTACCGCTGTGTGTAGGTTTGACACTTGGCACGGTTTACTGTAGATTCCACTATGCGATTGATGCGCTCTTAGGCGCAATTTTAGCTGGCATCGTCTTCGGTATCACAACCATACTCTTTTAACGCTCAATCGGCCTCTGTCTTTTATCTCAACACTGCTTTTTCCTTGACAGTTTTTTGGATAGCATAGTAAACTTAACAGGGTCGTCAAATACAAGTGCTCTTCACGAAAAATTTCCCCGAAATGTAGAAAATAAAACCTCGTTTCAAATGCCCTTGATTGAGAAAAGGAGAAAATTCATGAAACACATTGTGCTAACGACGCTACGCCTGCTCATTGTCGGAATTGCTTTTATAGGGTGTGGCGCGATATCGGATCATGAGATGTGGAGGTCGAATTTTGCGGCACCTACCAAGAAATATACCGGACCTCAAACTGTTGAAGCTCTCATGGAAACGTTTGATGAGAGATACACTTCTCACGCATCAAACGCAAAGTGGGCAGCAGGTATTGAGACAGCCCATAGTGAAAAACGCCACATCGCGTTTACACTCGTAGATATGGATGCTAAATACCCACGCAAAGAATGGCTGCAAATGCTCCTCAATAAAGGCATTACGATAGAGACTTTCAAGGCTTATGACGGATACTTCAATATACGATCGGCTCTGATCTTGAAAGAATTTTACACCGAAGATGATTGGGAAACGGTTAAAGCAGAATACATTAACACCGAAATCCAGAAATGTCAACAGAAGTATCAAGTAAAACCAGAGACAGAAGAAGATTGGGTTGTGTTCGGTGAAAACAGACTACCCGCTATTCCAGGAAGAATCTATTTACAAAAAAGCGAGTCAGGACATCGGATCTGGCACATGACCGCTTCTGAGAAAAAAGAAACGGTGAATGGAGAAGTAATAGTGCTTAATAAGAGTCCAGTACTCTCCGAAGAACAGCAGTCTAATCTCGTAAATGACGGTGTGGAACCCGTGGGCTGGGAAGTTGTGTATTTGGATGCAAAGGGAAACCCTATCCCTTCTGACAAATAACTGAACCTGACAACCGTAAGCATCTTGGCTCTCTGCAAAACCTTCCAAACGCTTGCAGAAAACCATGAAAACATATAGGCATTACCGGTAAGTGCGCTGATCGGCGGTGTATCGTTAATCGCAAAATCTACCATTAGAGAAAATCGGAGATTCGTATGTCCAACCAACTGGCAATTTCAGGCGGCACGCCTGTCCGCAACATAGAAAGCGAACCGTGGTCCTCATGGCCCCTCACGACAACCGATGAGTGGGAATCAAAAATCGAACCGCTGCTCAAGGAAGTGTATTTGAGTGCAAATGAAGGCTCTGGCGGTACGATGATTGAGCGTTTCGGAGAGCAGTACGCACAGTATACCGGAACAAATTATGCCCTCTTCATGCCACACGGCACCGATTCAATCAGTGCCGCCTTAGCCGGCGCGCTGGATCTCGACGGATTTAGTGATGGCGGTGAGGTGATCGTGCCGAACTATACGTTTGTAGCGACCGCAAGTGCTGTCTTGGAACGCCGATGTACCGTAGTGTTTGTAGATATTTCACCAGAAACGTTTACAATTGACCCAGCAGGCGTTGAAGCGGCTATTGGTCCCGAAACCCGTGCGATCTTACCTGTGCATCTCGGCGGTCATCCAGCAGATATGGGGGCACTACGAGAAATCGCCCAACGCCACCAACTTACAATCATTGAAGACTGCGCGCAGGCACACGGCGCAGAATATCAGACAAAAAAGGTGGGTTCCCTCAGCGATGTCGGCGCGTTTAGTTTCCAAGCATCGAAAAATTTGACCTCCGGTGAAGGTGGCATGGTCACAACAAACGACAAAGACATTCACGACCGAGTCTGCGCCTTTATGAACGTAGGGCGTGCACCGGGCGGTGCGAGATGGGAATACCCGCGCCTCGGCTGGAACTATCGTCCGTCAGAATACCTCGCGGCGATCCTGCTTGTGCGGTTGGAACTTTTAGAAGCACAAACCGACCGCCGTAATCGGAATGCCGCCTATCTCTCTAACGCTTTGGAGGCAATCAACGGTATTACACCGCCCCGACTCGCCCCGTGGGTTACGAAACACGGCTATCACCTCTACTGCCTAAAGTATAACCCTGAAGGTTTCAGTGGCAAATCCCGGCAGGCGTTTGTCAATGCGCTTTCTGCTGAAGGCATTCCGTGTTCCATCGGCTATCGCTCTCCGCTTTCGGAGGAACCCGGAATGGCATACGTTGCGGAGAAATATCCACATCTTATCCGATCATTGCCTTGTCCGAATGCCGCACTGGTTTGCGAACAGAGCGTATGGCTCTTCCAAAATATGTTCCTTGGATCAGAAAAGGATATGGATCAAATTGTGGAAGCCATCACTAAAATTCACAAAGCATGGAATTAATCATTCATGCTGAGTATAAAGTTGTAGGCGTTAGACAAACCTTCTGAAAATCTCGGATGCACCCACAAAGCAGCAAACCGCTCCTTGTTTACGATAATGACTGCGATTTTTGCCGATACTGGATTACACAGTGGCAGCACGTCACAGGTGACCGTGTTGACTATGCCCCGTATCAAGAGATGGCGGCGGAATTCCCAGAAATACCGATTTCAGATTTTGAAAACTCCGTGCAGTTAATCCTCCAGAACGGCACAGTTTTGAGCGGGGCAGAGGCTGTTTTTCGTGCCTTGAACAACGGTTTGCTCCTCTGGTGCTACTACCATCTGTTCGGGTTTAAAAGTGTATCGGAGTGGGTCTACCGCTTCGTCGCCCAGCACCGCCCGTTCTTCTCTACGTTGACGCGCTGGTTTTGGGGGACCCATACCGAGCGAACAACGTTCCACCTTTCGCGCTGGCTGTTCCTACGAGGACTCGGTTGTATCTACCTCATCGCCTTTTTATCCCTATGGGTACAGATCCACGGGTTAGTTGGGAGCAACGGAATCCTACCGGCAGAACAGTATTTAGCAGCCGTACGTCAACAGATTGGGACGGAAGGCTACTATCTCCTTCCAACACTGTTTTGGTTGAACCCGTCAGATGCTTGCCTCCATTTCTTGTGTGCCGGTGGCATTGTTTTGTCTCTGGCTCTAATCGCGGGTTTCTTTCCACCGTTTATTCTAACCGGTTTATGGATGTTCTATCTGTCGCTTGTGACAGTCGGGCAGGTCTTTCTTAGCTTCCAATGGGACGTGCTGCTTTTAGAGGCGGGACTTTTAGCAATCTTTTTTGCACCGCTGCGAATCCGTGATACATTCAGGCGTGCGTCTCAACCCTCCGGCGCGTTTTTATGGCTCTTACGTTGGCTCTTATTCCGGTTGATGTTCGCCTCCGGGTTCGTCAAACTTGTCAGCGATGCCGTGTGGCGAAATTTCACCGCCCTCAACTTCCACTATGAAACGCAGCCCTTACCGACATGGATCGGGTGGTATGTGCATCAATTACCAGAGTGGCTCCACAAAGTCTCGGTTATCGGTATGTTCGCCGTTGAACTCGTTGTCCCGTTCCTAATTTTTGCACCGAAACGTTTACGGACCGCCGGATGTATCGGATTGATCGGTCTACAAGTGCTCATCATCCTGACAGGAAACTACTGCTTTTTTAATTTGCTGACGATTGCACTGTGTCTTCTGCTCATTGACGATGTAACATGGAAAGGTCTATTATCCAAACGGTTCATGCCGAACTTCCAATCCGTTGAAGGATCACCTCACCGCTATAGGCGCGTCTGTATCGCAGTGGTGGCAATGCTTCTCTTTGTGTTCAGTGGTATCCGATTCGGCGGGCAACTTTTTAGAGATGTGCAATTTCCTGATGTCGCTTGGATGAGACCGTTTCGGAGTGTGAACACCTACGGACTCTTCGCAGATATGACGGAGTCCCGCCCAGAAATTATTGTCGAAGGCAGCAACGATCGGATAACATGGGAGACTTACCATTTCCGATGGAAACCCGGAGATCTCAAAGAGGCACCCAAATGGGTTGCACCGCATCAACCACGTCTGGATTGGCAGATGTGGTTTGCGGCACTACAAGGGAGTTATCGGCATACGCCTTGGTTCCCCCATTTCATAGGTGCACTCCTACAAGGTAAATCTGAAGTCTTGCAGCTGCTGGCAGAAAATCCGTTCCCAGAAAATCCGCCCCGATATGTCCGCGCCACGCTTTACGATTACCATTTTACCGACATCGCCACAAAACGTTCAGAAGGAACGTGGTGGTCTCGTGAACGGAAAGGACTTTATTGCCCCGCAGTTTCACTCCAAAAGTAGTAGGCACGCTCCGTCGTGCCGTTAAACCTCAAGTAGTAATCACGCTCCGTCGTGCCGTTAAACCTCAAGTAGTAATCACGCTCCGTCGTGCCGTTAAACCTAAAGTAGTAATCACGCTCCGTCGTGCCGTTAAACCTAAAAGTAGACACGTTCTACGCTGCCCTCTAACTTCAAAAATCCAATAGGAGAATTTATGCCCAGTCAATTCTTAAAGGTTGCATTGGCAGCAGCCAAAAACGCTGAAGAAATTATCACTGCCTACTACACCGGCGATGCCATGAAAGTCGAACTGAAAGAGGATGAAACACCGGTCACGCTCGCCGATAGAGGAGCGGAAAAAGTCATCCGTGAAACCATTAAACAGGCATTTCCCGACCACGGGTTTTTAGGTGAAGAATACGGAATCGAAGAAGGAGATTCACCATACGTCTGGATTATTGACCCGATTGATGCTACAAAAAATTACATCCGTAAAATCCCGATCTTCGGTACACAGATTGCCCTGATGAAAGGCGATGACCTGATTCTCGGTGTCTCCAATGCACCCCTTTTGAACGAACTGCTTTATGCCGAGGCAGGAAATGGGGCTTTCCTGAACGGCGAACCGATCCAAGTGTCCGATGTCGCACACCCCAAAGACGCAATGGTATGCCACGGCGGACTGAAGTGGTTTGTAGAAAAAGCCACTTTTCCCGGTATCTACAATCTCATCAATGACGCTGCACGCACAAGAGGGTTTGGCGATTTTTACATGTATCATCTTGTGGCTTCTGCAAGAGTGGATGCTGTCGTTGAGGCAGCGATTAGCATCTGGGACATCGCTGCCGCCACCGTCATTGTGCGGGAAGCCGGTGGGAAGGTAACAGATATACAAGGACAAGCCATCACGAAAGATACCGCTTCATTAGTCGCGACAAATGGTGTCTTGCATAATACTCTATTGAATTATTTTAATGATACGCAATCACCATAGATGTATTTTCTTGTTAATCATCAATTGAGTTTTACCACCAAGCGGTCCGGTGATATCCTGTTAAATCTATATCTTGACCAAAGGATGAAAGCATTATAACGGTTGTTGTCGGTTCAAATGTGCAACCGTATGCCCGAAGAGGTGCTTCATACCTGCCACCTTCCGCTGTTTGCCAAGTGCGAATTGTCGGTATTGCCGATTGAATTGATGCAATAACCTCCATCGGATCCATATCTGGTGCAATGGGGTCACGAATTAACCCATGTTGATAATATTCTGAGGGTTCATCCCATCTTGCATAACCGACAATGTTTTGACCCTGACGTAAAATACGGTACCCACTCATAGTATACTGGTTCACTTTTATGCTTTGTTGATCGCAGCTAACAGGAAAATTCTGTCTTGCCCACATCTCATCCAACTGAGGTAAAGCACTTAAATCGTTGAGATTCACTTCCGCCCATTTGAGTTCCGATGCGTTCTGATTGGGTGGAAGTTGGGTTTGTAAATCTTGTGTCAATTGTTGGTAACCAACTTTCTGATACAATCGCATAGCTTCTTCTGCATCAACATCAAGAATGCTGCCACGATAGCCCTTTGTTTGGAAGTGTGCATGCAGCTCCTGCATTAATCGGGTTGCAACCCCTTGGCGACGCATATCTTGCGCTACAAAGACAGCACCTACTGTTACAAATCTCTGACACTTGTCTTCAATGAAAAATGAACAAGGTTCACCCCAGACATGACCTACGACCCTCTCATTGACAAGTGCTAAACCTATCCCTTCCGCTTCAATGTGACCCTCAAACTTATTTCTATAGATGTTCTCATCAACTTGCTCAGCAGGTAACAACAACGCTAAAATAGCGTCATCATCGCCGGGCTGCCAATGTCTGTAAATAATCTTATGCCGCATAGTCTCCCTTCCAGACAAAATAGTTTTCATTTATACACCAAAACGGATGCACTTTTCTGGAGGACGCGAGATATGATTTCCTTGAATATTTCAAGGGGATGTGTTATACTACATATCATAGCTTTGTGAGGGCAACATGTTTGTTAGAAGGAGAAAAATATAATGCGCCTTGACTTTCAAAACGTGCTGGATCTGTCTTATGTGGTCGATGAAAATAGTCCATGTGAGCTGCCGATTGATCCTGCCAAAATTTATGACCAAGCGACGTTGGAAAAAGATGGCTACTTTGAAAGCCGGATTGACACGTCTGGACACTACTCTACGCACATGGATGCCCCCTGCTTAATGTATCCCGGTGGCGCAACTATCGCCGAGATTCCAAAGGAGAAACTGACCGGAAACGCTGTCCTGATGGACTTTTCAGCAATCAAAAAACCGAACGACGCTGTAACGGCAGAAGATATTGAGGCGTGGATAGCCGAAAACGGCGAGATTTCAGAAGATAGCATCGTCTTTATGCGGACAGGAATGGATAGGTTCGTCTATCAGGATAACTTCAACCGAGAATGGATCGGTTTCAGTGAGGATGCCGCCGAATTGCTCGTTGAAAAGGGCATAAAGGTCATCGGAACAGATGCCTGTAGTATTGACTCGGTAGCAGGGCACCCACCGTTGCATGACGGTCTACCGCCTGCACACCTCGTTTTCCTCGGAGCCGGTATCCCGCACGTTGAAGACCTGTGCAATTTGAGTCAACTCCCGACGCATTTCTACGTAGTAATCGCACCCCTAAAGTTAGCACGGAGCTCCGGCGCACCGACGCGGGTCTTCGCGTTCGTGTAATACAATTTCTGGTAATAGATTTCTCTTTTGTAGAATAAACTGTTAGTTTGTTCCGCATCGCTATACGTTTCATGAAAACCGGTAATGCAATATCATTATTTGGAAGTGGTATAAGTATCCTAAAGATGTCCCTCTCCTTCAGATAGGGTGCGGTTCTGCAACCTCGTTTGACATGAGAAAAATGATACCCAATATCCCCGAACCGATCTTAAACCTGTTATATGAAATCGGTGAAGTTGCAGGAAAAAACGCTTATCTCGTCGGCGGATTTGTCCGAGACCTCCTGCTCAAACGACCAAGTTCTGATATTGACATCGTTGTGGAAGGAGACGCAATCCGAGTCGCTGAAACGATGTCTGAACGGTGGAACGGGACATTGGAGACGCATTCCCAATTCGGTACTGCAACCGTCACACCTGAAAATATCGACCTGCCTAAAGTGGACTTCGTCACCGCACGGCGTGAAACTTATCAAGGCACAGGCACGTTACCTATAGTGCAACGCGGGACGATCACTGACGATTTGCACCGACGCGATTTTTCCATCAACGCGCTTGCAATGCGTTTAGACACAAATGCTTTTGGCACCATCGTTGATAAGACAGGTGGGCTGGAAGACCTTGAGGCAGGGATTGTTCGGGTACTCCACAAGCAAAGTTTCATAGACGATCCGACGCGTATCTTCCGCGCGGCTCGGTATGCTGGACGTTACAACTTTCGTATCGATGAAACCGATCAAGTTCTGATTCAGGAGGCACTCCCGATATTGCCACAGTTGAGCGGTGAACGGATACGCAATGAAATTGACAGGGTACTTCTTGAGAAGCATGCAGCCAAAATTGTAGAACATCTCACACAACTCGGCGTGTGGCAAGTTATCTTTGTAGGGCAAAATATATCGACTGCATTTGTCTACGACTTTAAGAAGGCAGAACAGACAATATCTTGGGCATCAGCGCATCTCGTAGATGAAACATTTCAGCCAGAACGGGTTCGTTGGATGACACTCCTCGGCACTGATATGCCGATATGCCAAATTGAAGCCATCAGTTTCAGACTCGGATTAGCGCATCAACTCCAGCGACTGATAAGCCGCACACAAGCGATGAAACGCGGGGTTTCGCTTGAAGAGGTAACAGCATCTAATTTTGAAAAATTGGGATTTTCGTTGTCGAAAAACACATCTATCGAACACCAGAACGGCATGTGGTGCATCGTTGATGCAGACAATATGAACACTTATGTATGTGGAGAAGGGAATCTCTATCGGGTACAAACACCGCTCACTGCTTATAGGCAGTTGAAACAGACGCTTACAGCATTAAAGGCAACAGTAAAACCGAGCGAGGTTTACCAATTGCTAAAGTCGTATCCGATCGAAGCGTTAGTACTCGGTTATGTAGATGCAATCGTGCCAGAATGGAAACGTGAAAAAATAAAAGACTATCTTCTCGTGCTTCGCAAGGTTCAACCGTTTATTACAGGAGACGATTTGATCGCGTTAGGAGAAAAGCCGGGGAAAGCCTTTGAGACAGTGCTTTGGGAGTCATTTGCTGCACAATTAGATGGAAAAACTGCGACAAAGTCGGAAGCATTTTGTCGCTTGCGGGATTCAAAGACCACTCGCCCCGCAAAACATTGTAAACTAAAAAAATAGAATGGAAGATTAGATAAAATATGTTCAGTCCAGAACAAATATACGGAGCAATTCTTTTAGTTGCACAATTCATTATTCTGCTAACCTTTCATGAATGGGCACACGCGAAATCAGCAGATATGTTAGGTGATCCAACTGCGCGCGATCTCGGACGGATGTCCCTGAATCCGGGTGTACATATCGACATGATTGGTACGATTATACTCCCCTTGTTCGGCAGTCTTTTGGGAGGTGGTTTCTTTGGTTGGGCAAAACCGGTGCCAGTGAATCCTTACAATCTTAAGAACCCGAGGCGAGACCTGATGCTGATCGCAGCAGCGGGGCCCGTCACGAATATCGTTCTCACTTTTGTAATCTTGGCAGGACTCAAAATAGCATTGGAATTTACACCCTTCAATCCGCTTGAATCTTCATCTTATCACCATGAAATAGGCAAGCAAGTTGTTCGTATGGCACTGATCAGTGTATTTCTCGCAGCGTTTAACATGCTTCCGCTCTTTCCATTAGACGGATTCAGCGTTGTAAGAGGCTTGCTCCCGGAAAACGCAGCACGCCAATTTGAAAAATTGTCACCGTATGGGATGCCAATTCTGATGTGTCTCATCTTTCTGCCCTATTTCCTCCCTATTTTCCCTAATGTCTTCGGGTTCTTGGGTCTTATCAGCCTCGACACACTCAAATTGACAGCTGAGATCGTTGGCTTACCAAAAGTGATCTTATACGAGTTATTATTCCGCTAAACGTCATCCAACACTTTCAATATGGAAAATCTGTAGTTACATCCTACAATCCTGAAAGCATCAAATATGCTGACTGAAACAACTGAAACCCTTGAAAATCAAGATTTAGAAACCACATCTACTGATGTAGCCCCGCTCTACTCGGTCAAGTTAGAAGGTTTTGAGGGCCCCCTTGATTTACTCCTTCATCTGATCCAGAAAGAGGAAATGGATATCTACGATATTCAGATCGCGCAAATCACTGACCGGTACCTCGAATATGTCAATTTAATGGAGGAACTGGATTTAGATGTGGCATCCGAATTTTTGGTGATGGCAGCGACGCTTCTGCATATTAAATCGCAGAGTATTCTTCCACAACTCACCGCAAACGCGGAACACCCGATTCGTGACCAAGAGCAACTCGTAAAACAACTCTTGGAATACAAACGCTTCAAAGAGGCTTCTAAGGTACTCGACGTTTACGCCGAGCGACAGACATGGGTTTATAGTAGAAGTCCGAAACTGCATGAGGAGTTAGACGGCACACGGGAATTCGAGATTAGAGCCACCTTATTTGATCTGCTTACCGCTTTCAAGGCTATAAATGACCGCGCTGCGGAAGTAGATGCCGAAGAGCTCTACGAAACGGTTGAAGAAGAAACAATCACCGTTGAAGACAAAATTACCTTTATTGAAAGACAGTTGGATGCTGCAGATCAACTGCTATTCGACGAACTGTTCCCTTTATCCTCAAGCAAGACGGATCGGATTGTCACATTCCTTGCCATTTTAGAACTGATTCGGATCGGAAAAATCGTTACCGTTCAAACGGATCATTTTGAGAGTATCTATATCGTTAAACAGGAGCACCAGCCGGATCGCGATATCGCGCCGCCGCCACCCGTAGAAACCACTCGTTCAGGAGAACGAGGCTATTAGGAACTATGTCTATGGATTCTGAAAATGTTATTGCTGTCAATCCGATAGAAGAAATTGATCTAATGTCGGAACAAAAACTTAAGTCAATCTTGGAAGCGATTCTGTTTGCAGCGAGCGAACCGATTTCGATGGAACAGTTTCAAGACGCGCTGCCAGGCGTCAGTAAACGTGCCATCCGGAAAGCACTCACCGCACTCCAAGACGAGTACCAAGAGATAAATCGAAGTTTTCATCTCGTTGAAATAGCGAACGGCTACCAAATGAGCACACGCCCAGAATATTCAGAATGGATACAGAAGTTTTATACCCGACAAGTTCGCGTTACACTGTCGCCATCCGCGCTTGAGACGCTTGCGATCGTCGCATACAAGCAGCCTATCACACGTGCCGATGTCGCAGCAATCCGTGGCGTAAACAGCGACAGCGTCCTCAACTCGCTCGTTGAGAAAAGACTCGTTCGCATCACCGGCAGAAAAGAGGGGCGCGCCCTGCTTTTTTCAACCACCGACGAGTTCCTGCAACAATTCGGATTAAAGGATGCCTCTGACCTGCCTTCACTTGATGAAATCGACGAACTTCTTACCACACCAAACGGCAGTGAACCCGCCCAAAATCTACTGCCAGAGATGATGGAGGAGGGGGCTGAGCAATGAACTACGATGCATGGTTCCAGTGCAGTGAAGGATGCGGTGAGACTTATCCACTCACTGAAATTATCTATCGGTGCAAAAATTGCGACGGGTTGTTAGAAGTCCAACACGACATGGGCGTACTGAAACAACGCAGCGCGGCTGATTGGAAATCCCTCTTTGAGCAGCGCTATAGGCGTACACAATACCCCTATGGCAGTGGCGTTTGGGGGAAAAAGGAACTTGTTTGCCCAAACATTGATGATAATAACATCATCTCTATGTATGAGGGCGGCACCAATCTATTCTGGGCAGAACGTTTCGGTGAGCAACTCGGCTTACACGACCTCTGGATCAAGCAGTGTGGTAACAGTCATACCGGTTCCTTTAAAGACCTCGGGATGACCGTCCTCGTCTCAATGGTTAAACAGATCATCGCTGAGTCAGGAAATATCCGCGCTGTTATGTGTGCTTCGACCGGCGACACCTCCGCGGCTCTGGCTGCTTATGCATCTGCAGCAGGTATACCCGCAATTATCCTCTTGCCAAAAGCGAAAGTTACGCGTGAACAACTCATTCAACCTATCGCGAATGGTGCCCTGACGCTTTCGCTGGAGACAGATTTCGACGGATGCATGGAGATCGTCCAAAAACTTGCCGGGCGGACAGATTTCTATCTCGCTAACTCCATTAATTCTCTCCGCATTGAGGGACAGAAAACAATTAGTATTGAGATCGTACAGCAGTTTGATTGGGAAGTCCCTGATTGGATTATCATTCCTGGAGGCAACCTCGGCAATGTTTCAGCACTCGGACTCGGTTTTTTAATGATGTACGAACTCGGTATCATTGACAAACTCCCGCGCATCGCTTGTGCGCAAGCTGAACGCGCGAATCCGCTTTATCGAAGTTATCAAACAGGGTTCACAGAGTTCAGCGCAATCACAGCACAAGCGACACAAGCGACAGCCATTCAGATCGGGAACCCGGTTTCGGTGCATCGCGCCATACGGACCTTGAAACGATTTGATGGAATCGTTGACCAAGCGACAGAAGTAGAACTATCAGACGCTGCCGCAAGAGCAGACAGAACAGGGTTATTCAATTGCCCGCACACCGGCGTGGCATTGGCAGTGCTCATAAAAATGGTCGAGCGCAAACAGATTCAACCTGATGATAGAGTCATTGTCATCTCTACAGCAACTGGTCTCAAATTCCCAGATTTCAAGGTAGCCTATCACAACGTCGCTCCCGGCGAACCTGCCCCGCGCTACCTAAATGCCCCGATTGAATTGGAAGCAGACTATGAAGGGGTCCTGAAACAGATTGGTACACACCTCGACGCATAACTCCCACCTATAAAGATGCAAACTGAATCGTACAGCGATAAAGATTTGCAACAAATCCACAAAATATGGTATAATCTAAGTGTCAACTTATAAACTGTATCAAAATTAATAAGCAATAGGAGTGAATGAATGTCAGAACAGTATCAGCCTAAGCCTGAGCATAAGTTTACCTTTGGATTGTGGACTGTGGGTAAC includes these proteins:
- a CDS encoding site-2 protease family protein; protein product: MFSPEQIYGAILLVAQFIILLTFHEWAHAKSADMLGDPTARDLGRMSLNPGVHIDMIGTIILPLFGSLLGGGFFGWAKPVPVNPYNLKNPRRDLMLIAAAGPVTNIVLTFVILAGLKIALEFTPFNPLESSSYHHEIGKQVVRMALISVFLAAFNMLPLFPLDGFSVVRGLLPENAARQFEKLSPYGMPILMCLIFLPYFLPIFPNVFGFLGLISLDTLKLTAEIVGLPKVILYELLFR
- the scpB gene encoding SMC-Scp complex subunit ScpB, which translates into the protein MDSENVIAVNPIEEIDLMSEQKLKSILEAILFAASEPISMEQFQDALPGVSKRAIRKALTALQDEYQEINRSFHLVEIANGYQMSTRPEYSEWIQKFYTRQVRVTLSPSALETLAIVAYKQPITRADVAAIRGVNSDSVLNSLVEKRLVRITGRKEGRALLFSTTDEFLQQFGLKDASDLPSLDEIDELLTTPNGSEPAQNLLPEMMEEGAEQ
- a CDS encoding CCA tRNA nucleotidyltransferase, with protein sequence MIPNIPEPILNLLYEIGEVAGKNAYLVGGFVRDLLLKRPSSDIDIVVEGDAIRVAETMSERWNGTLETHSQFGTATVTPENIDLPKVDFVTARRETYQGTGTLPIVQRGTITDDLHRRDFSINALAMRLDTNAFGTIVDKTGGLEDLEAGIVRVLHKQSFIDDPTRIFRAARYAGRYNFRIDETDQVLIQEALPILPQLSGERIRNEIDRVLLEKHAAKIVEHLTQLGVWQVIFVGQNISTAFVYDFKKAEQTISWASAHLVDETFQPERVRWMTLLGTDMPICQIEAISFRLGLAHQLQRLISRTQAMKRGVSLEEVTASNFEKLGFSLSKNTSIEHQNGMWCIVDADNMNTYVCGEGNLYRVQTPLTAYRQLKQTLTALKATVKPSEVYQLLKSYPIEALVLGYVDAIVPEWKREKIKDYLLVLRKVQPFITGDDLIALGEKPGKAFETVLWESFAAQLDGKTATKSEAFCRLRDSKTTRPAKHCKLKK
- the thrC gene encoding threonine synthase; the encoded protein is MNYDAWFQCSEGCGETYPLTEIIYRCKNCDGLLEVQHDMGVLKQRSAADWKSLFEQRYRRTQYPYGSGVWGKKELVCPNIDDNNIISMYEGGTNLFWAERFGEQLGLHDLWIKQCGNSHTGSFKDLGMTVLVSMVKQIIAESGNIRAVMCASTGDTSAALAAYASAAGIPAIILLPKAKVTREQLIQPIANGALTLSLETDFDGCMEIVQKLAGRTDFYLANSINSLRIEGQKTISIEIVQQFDWEVPDWIIIPGGNLGNVSALGLGFLMMYELGIIDKLPRIACAQAERANPLYRSYQTGFTEFSAITAQATQATAIQIGNPVSVHRAIRTLKRFDGIVDQATEVELSDAAARADRTGLFNCPHTGVALAVLIKMVERKQIQPDDRVIVISTATGLKFPDFKVAYHNVAPGEPAPRYLNAPIELEADYEGVLKQIGTHLDA
- a CDS encoding segregation/condensation protein A, whose product is MLTETTETLENQDLETTSTDVAPLYSVKLEGFEGPLDLLLHLIQKEEMDIYDIQIAQITDRYLEYVNLMEELDLDVASEFLVMAATLLHIKSQSILPQLTANAEHPIRDQEQLVKQLLEYKRFKEASKVLDVYAERQTWVYSRSPKLHEELDGTREFEIRATLFDLLTAFKAINDRAAEVDAEELYETVEEETITVEDKITFIERQLDAADQLLFDELFPLSSSKTDRIVTFLAILELIRIGKIVTVQTDHFESIYIVKQEHQPDRDIAPPPPVETTRSGERGY